Within the Rhizobium favelukesii genome, the region ACGCGGATCTGCGTCTCGCGAGCCCCGCTCATGGCCGGTATTCCGCCCAGGTCTTCGGCGTTTCACTGACGCGCACGGCCGAGGTTTCCGGTAGCCACTCTTTGCACCAGTCGTAGAAGTGCTTGGCGAGATATTCCGACGTCACGCGGTCATGGCCGAACACCTCATTCAGGTGCCGATGGTCGAAGCGCTCGTCGATGTAGCGCTTCAGCGGCGAAAGCTCGTGATAGTCGCGCACGAAGCCGTTCTCGTCGAGCTCGGCAGCCGCAAGCTCCACGACCACGATGTAGTTGTGTCCGTGCAGCCGCGCGCACTGGTGATCGGCGGGCAAATGGGTCAGCTGATGCGATGCGGAGAAGTGGAACTCCTTGGTGATGCGAAACATCACTTCACCTCCCTGGCCGAATAGCCTGATGTTGCCGCCACCCAGAAATCCGGATCCTCGTATTCCGTGGGATCGGCAACGCCAGCAAGATGAAAGGCCTCACGCCGCTCCACGCAGGTACCGCAACGCCCGCAATGGCGTGTACCGCCCTTGTAGCAGGACCACGTCTCGGCAAAGGGCGTTCCGTATTTCGCGCCATCGGCAACGATATCGGCCTTCGAGATGTTGACGTAAGGTGCATGCAGCGAGACGCTGGCGTAGCCGTCAAGCGCCTGGTTCTGCATTTCCTGGAAGGCGTCGATGAAGCCCGGACGGCAATCGGGATAGATGAAATGATCCCCGCCATGCACGGCAACGGCCACGGCATCTGCCTTTTGAGCCGCGGCAAGACCAAAGGCGATTGCCAGCATGATTGCGTTCCGGTTCGGCACCACGGTCGCCTTCATCGTCTCTTCGGCATAGTGGCCATCTGGCACGTCGACGTCGTCGGTCAGCGCCGATCCCGTCAGGTGCCGCCCGATGGTGCGGATATCGATGATCTGGTGTGGCACGCCGAGCCGCTTGGCGCAGGCTGTGGCAAAGTCCAGTTCCTTGCGGTGTCGCTGTCCGTAATCGAAGGAAAGCAGGCCGATAAGCTGATGCTCCGCCGCCACTCGATGGGCGAGCGAAATGGAGTCCAATCCGCCGGAGCAGATGACGATAGTCTTCATGATGAGGATCCCTTGTTTTGACCGGGTGGGCTGCGACCGGTATTTCCTGCGCGCCTTCTAGGCCAAAGCGACCCCGTTGTGAATAGCCAACCGACATCCCATATCGAATCCGATACTGGCGTTTCAGGTCGGCTGGTCTAAGGTTGTGTCCGTCGATTCTATCGCGGGGGAGTTTTATGGTTCTGGGCGGCTTTGATATCGTCGTTATTGCGCTGGTGGTGTTCGTCATCCTGGTCCTGTTTGCCGGGATCAAGACGGTGCCGCAGGGCTACCGCTACACGATCGAGCGCTTTGGCCGCTACAC harbors:
- the queC gene encoding 7-cyano-7-deazaguanine synthase QueC → MKTIVICSGGLDSISLAHRVAAEHQLIGLLSFDYGQRHRKELDFATACAKRLGVPHQIIDIRTIGRHLTGSALTDDVDVPDGHYAEETMKATVVPNRNAIMLAIAFGLAAAQKADAVAVAVHGGDHFIYPDCRPGFIDAFQEMQNQALDGYASVSLHAPYVNISKADIVADGAKYGTPFAETWSCYKGGTRHCGRCGTCVERREAFHLAGVADPTEYEDPDFWVAATSGYSAREVK
- the queD gene encoding 6-carboxytetrahydropterin synthase QueD; amino-acid sequence: MFRITKEFHFSASHQLTHLPADHQCARLHGHNYIVVVELAAAELDENGFVRDYHELSPLKRYIDERFDHRHLNEVFGHDRVTSEYLAKHFYDWCKEWLPETSAVRVSETPKTWAEYRP